CGCGCGCGCCGCCGTCTCGAGCGCCGCCGAATCCCCTTGTTGCCGAGCGCGCGCAAGCTGGTCTGCCGCTTGTCGTCGTCCATCGAACGACGCCTGGAACTGCTCTTCGAGGGCGCGGTATTGCGGGGCGTGCGTGCTCGAGCGCACGCGCGCTTCGTGCACCGGGTTGAAGAGCATCGGCGGTTGATGGAAGAGATAGAACACGAAGACCATCACGCCAACCAGGAGGACGAGCACCTGGAGCGGGATCTTCCAGTAGGCGCTCATCAGCAGTGAGCGTCGTCCAGCGTCGATCGATTGTGCGGTTAGATAGCGTTGTACCTGACTCTGATCACAGCCAAAGTACGAGAGCATGAGGAACAGCCCGCCGATGATCCCGGACCAGAATGTGTACGTTTCGGTGAAGCTGAAGCTGAAGTCAATTGCATCGAGGCGGCCAGTCGCCGCGGCCACCTGCAGAGCGTCGCCGAGCCCAACGCCGTCGGGCAGCCCTACGATCAGGGCCACGAGGACGGCGGCCAGGCCGACGACAATGATGACCATCTGCTTGACGTCCGTCCAGGTGATCGCCTGCACGCCGCCAAGCATCGTGTACGCCGCCGTGGGCAGGCCAATCGCGAGCACAGTGATCGTCAGATTCCACCCCAGCACCACCGAGAGAATCACCGCCGGGGCCGAGATAATCACACCGCAGGACATGCCGCGAGAGAGCAGGAACAGCAAACTGGTCAGCGTGCGTGTCTTTGCGTCGAACCGGCGCTCCAGATACTCGTATGCGGTGAACACCCGCGCGCGGTGGAAGAAGGGAACCGCGGTGACCGAGAGGATCACCATGGCGATGGGCAGGCCAAAGTAGAACTGCACGAAGCGCAAGCCGTCAGCGTAGCCCTGTCCGGTCGTGCCGACCATCGTGATAGCGGAGAGCTGCGTGGCCATCACGGAGAGACCGACTGCCCACCACGGCAGGCTGCGGTTGGCGAGCAGGTAGCCTTCCAGTTGGTCGCTTGCGCGTGTTCGCCGGAGCCCGTCGTACACCATCCACACCAGGTACACGACGACGATGGTCCAATCGATGGGGTGCATGGACTAGAGCGTGAAGTACTGCTGGAAGGACCAGAGCGCGAGCAGCGTCAGCGCCTCGACGAGCAGGACGCCCAGGTAGAGGCGGCGCATATCCGTGTCGCCGCTGACAGATGGGGGAGGCTCTGGAGCACGATCCGGTTGCACGGCTGATGTCATAGGTTCTCCACCGCCGCTCGCAGCTCGTCAGCGGCCGCGGCGAGGCGGACGCGGCTCGCATCGATCCACTCGCGGTCGCGATCGAGCGTGCGCTCGGCGTCCGCCACGGCTGCAGCGACGACGTCCGGTGCGGGTCCGCCGAGCGTGCGCCGCACGCTGACGAAATGCTCCGGCGTCAATGTGCGACGCAGCGTTTCCTCCTCGTAGACCACTTCGCGGCCCGCGATCTCGCGGGAAAGCCGCTTCACGGCGTCGGTGAGCGGTTCCCACGGGCGCTCGCGCCGTGCGATGACGAGCCGTGCGGCGATCTCGCGGCTCGCGCGAAACGGCACCTCGTGGTCGCGCGTGAGGGCGTCGGCAAGCTCGGTGGTGGTCGTCCAGCCGATGCCGGCACGCTCCCGCATGCGGGCCACGTCGATCTCGCTATTCTCCAGAGCCGCGGCAGTCAACGCGGTCGCCCGCGTGGCGTCGTGAAACGTGTCGTGCACGAGCGGTTGGAGGTCGTCCTCGGTATCGACGATGTCGCCGAATGGCGTATTGTGCACGACGACCATGGCGGCCTGTGCCTGGCCAACGGCCTTGCTGGCCAGGGCGCGGGCATGCTCCAGGGCCACGGGGTTTCGCTTTTGCGGCATGATGCTGCTGCACTGAACGTAGCCCTCCCCCAACCGTAGGTAGCCGACCTCGGCGGTGCACCAGAGCAGCAGGTCCTGCAAGACGCGTCCGAGGCCAATCATGCCAACCAGGAGCGTACCAAGCGCCTCGAGCAGGTAGTCGACTGTCGCGATGCTCCCATAGGTGTTGCCTGTTGGCGCCGCAAAGCCGAGCAACGCGCTCGTCCGCTCGCGATCGATAGGGAACCCGGTGCCGGTAATCGCGCAGGCGCCAAGCGGACAGCGGTTCACCGTCTCGTACGCGGCACGGTGTCTGACGTGGTCACGCTCGAGCTGTTCGACGACGCCGAGGATGTAGTGCGCGAGCGTCGTAGGCTGAGCCGGCTGCGTGTGCGTGTGCGCCGCGAAGAGCGTCGACGTATGCGCCGCGGCGAGCTCGGTGAGCGCCTTGCGCAGGGCCAAGAGCGCACCCCCGAGCTCCAGCACCTCTTCCCGCAACCGCATCCGATACATCGTCATGTCGATGTCGTTGCGACTTCTCGCTGTATGGAGGCGACCAGCG
This sequence is a window from Luteitalea sp.. Protein-coding genes within it:
- the argH gene encoding argininosuccinate lyase, with product MAFAPEYVRLVLQEIFEDAKTLFLASLRTIDYAHLVMLVERGIVSREEGRRLRDGMRALRDEELRAAPYDTGCEDLFFYVWRCLAETCGADVAGRLHTARSRNDIDMTMYRMRLREEVLELGGALLALRKALTELAAAHTSTLFAAHTHTQPAQPTTLAHYILGVVEQLERDHVRHRAAYETVNRCPLGACAITGTGFPIDRERTSALLGFAAPTGNTYGSIATVDYLLEALGTLLVGMIGLGRVLQDLLLWCTAEVGYLRLGEGYVQCSSIMPQKRNPVALEHARALASKAVGQAQAAMVVVHNTPFGDIVDTEDDLQPLVHDTFHDATRATALTAAALENSEIDVARMRERAGIGWTTTTELADALTRDHEVPFRASREIAARLVIARRERPWEPLTDAVKRLSREIAGREVVYEEETLRRTLTPEHFVSVRRTLGGPAPDVVAAAVADAERTLDRDREWIDASRVRLAAAADELRAAVENL
- a CDS encoding sodium:solute symporter, which encodes MHPIDWTIVVVYLVWMVYDGLRRTRASDQLEGYLLANRSLPWWAVGLSVMATQLSAITMVGTTGQGYADGLRFVQFYFGLPIAMVILSVTAVPFFHRARVFTAYEYLERRFDAKTRTLTSLLFLLSRGMSCGVIISAPAVILSVVLGWNLTITVLAIGLPTAAYTMLGGVQAITWTDVKQMVIIVVGLAAVLVALIVGLPDGVGLGDALQVAAATGRLDAIDFSFSFTETYTFWSGIIGGLFLMLSYFGCDQSQVQRYLTAQSIDAGRRSLLMSAYWKIPLQVLVLLVGVMVFVFYLFHQPPMLFNPVHEARVRSSTHAPQYRALEEQFQASFDGRRQAADQLARARQQGDSAALETAARAFTSADQRVDDVRARAAALVQTASGDAAYSDVNYIFPTFVSTHLPIGLIGIVIAAIFAAAMSSIAAELNALATTTVIDFYRRLVRPHETDRHYLRMSRLATAFWGMFACVVAMYATSLGSLIEVVNRFGSFFYGSILGVFMLAVFGRWAKGLGAFVGLIGGMLLVAYVSWRYPAVSFLWHNVIGALTVVAIGLTVSLFVPSRSLE